Proteins encoded together in one Planctopirus ephydatiae window:
- a CDS encoding leucine-rich repeat domain-containing protein, translated as MVEITSNSRTLTTARFAWLALTLQLLVILQPGCGSSTTTADHETMPDPPAEDVAMAPLAPEQPEDPLQKFQRELKARNPFLRLENMRAEEENGRIVRAEFENADLVDLSPLASTKLEALGIRNSLIQDLSPLKELPLKALYLEECQVKDLSPLANSSISTLWVTYAPLADIKPLEGLPLKELNLLGTQVKDITPLAKSPLEMLWLNETQVSEIAPLAELPLVSLTLHKTPVKDLSPLAKSTSLRRLHIGETAVEDLTPLAGLKLDRLIFTPEKIQSGLEVIRQMPSLKELDTQFGQTPLRTPAQFWAEANRP; from the coding sequence ATGGTGGAAATCACTTCAAATTCAAGGACTTTAACAACGGCTCGATTCGCCTGGCTCGCTTTAACTTTGCAGCTCCTGGTGATCCTCCAGCCCGGTTGCGGCAGTTCGACAACCACAGCCGATCATGAGACCATGCCCGATCCTCCTGCTGAGGATGTGGCGATGGCCCCTTTGGCACCCGAGCAACCCGAAGATCCTTTGCAGAAGTTTCAGCGGGAACTCAAAGCTCGAAATCCGTTTCTGCGCCTGGAGAACATGCGTGCCGAAGAAGAAAACGGGAGAATTGTACGAGCCGAATTTGAGAATGCCGATCTGGTGGATCTGTCACCGCTGGCTTCCACAAAACTCGAAGCTTTAGGGATTCGGAATAGCCTGATTCAGGATTTATCACCACTGAAAGAGTTGCCTCTCAAGGCCCTTTATCTGGAGGAATGTCAGGTGAAAGATCTCTCTCCCCTGGCGAATTCTTCAATCAGCACGTTGTGGGTCACTTACGCTCCACTGGCAGATATCAAACCACTCGAAGGTCTCCCCTTGAAAGAATTGAACCTGCTGGGAACGCAGGTAAAGGACATCACTCCACTCGCCAAGTCCCCATTGGAGATGCTCTGGCTCAATGAGACACAAGTATCAGAGATTGCACCTCTGGCAGAGCTGCCTCTGGTGAGCCTGACACTGCATAAAACACCGGTCAAGGATCTTTCACCACTCGCAAAGAGCACTTCTCTGAGGCGTCTGCATATCGGAGAGACTGCAGTCGAAGATCTGACACCTTTAGCCGGCCTGAAACTTGACCGGTTGATTTTCACGCCGGAAAAAATTCAATCAGGCCTGGAAGTGATTCGCCAGATGCCCTCATTGAAGGAATTAGATACTCAATTTGGACAAACTCCTCTGCGTACACCAGCGCAATTCTGGGCCGAAGCCAATCGGCCATGA
- the bioD gene encoding dethiobiotin synthase — translation MTSLSKVRGLFVTGTDTDVGKTYVSCRIIEALLSSGHNVGAYKPACSGAMVSSQGSSSLPEWHDVHELWSATGQRFPKSQVCPQCYLEPLAPPLAAAREGRTVSAEQLRSGVDWWLDRVDLLLVEGAGGIFAPISEQDVVLDLAVDLGFPMLIVARPGLGTINHTLLTIAAIRQRDLPITGVVMTSALPFEQQSVMENIKEITDRSGVPVLAVIEPDQPWPATIDPAAYFSRSPNPTHQELQVGK, via the coding sequence TCTCAAAAGTCCGAGGTCTATTCGTCACCGGAACCGACACTGATGTGGGCAAGACCTATGTCTCCTGCAGGATCATTGAGGCCCTGCTGAGTTCGGGGCATAACGTGGGTGCTTACAAACCCGCCTGCTCTGGTGCGATGGTTTCCAGTCAGGGGTCTTCCTCATTGCCGGAATGGCATGATGTCCATGAGTTGTGGAGTGCCACCGGCCAGCGGTTTCCGAAATCGCAAGTTTGTCCACAATGTTATTTAGAGCCACTGGCACCTCCTTTAGCTGCTGCCCGGGAAGGTCGCACTGTGTCGGCTGAGCAACTGCGTTCTGGTGTCGATTGGTGGCTGGATCGAGTCGATCTGCTGCTTGTCGAAGGGGCGGGAGGAATCTTTGCCCCGATCTCTGAGCAGGATGTTGTCCTGGATCTGGCTGTCGATCTCGGCTTTCCCATGCTGATTGTCGCACGCCCGGGCCTAGGAACTATTAATCATACACTGCTGACAATTGCCGCCATCCGGCAGCGGGATTTACCAATTACTGGCGTCGTGATGACGTCGGCATTGCCCTTTGAACAGCAATCGGTCATGGAGAACATCAAGGAAATAACAGACCGCTCCGGAGTGCCAGTTCTCGCTGTGATAGAACCTGATCAACCCTGGCCCGCCACGATCGATCCCGCAGCCTACTTTTCTCGCTCTCCAAACCCGACTCATCAGGAACTTCAAGTTGGCAAGTGA